In the Nocardioides marmotae genome, TCCGGCCGTTGACCCGGAAGTGGCCGTGGACGACCAGCTGGCGGGCGTGGCGGCGGGTCCGGGCGAACCCGGCGCGGTAGACCACGTTGTCGAGGCGGCACTCCAGGAGCTGGAGCAGGTTGTCGCCGGTCTTGCCGGAGCGACGCGAAGCCTCGTGGTAGTAGTTGTGGAACTGCTTCTCCATCACGCCGTACGTGAAGCGGGCCTTCTGCTTCTCGTGCAGCTGGAGGCGGTACTCGCTCTCCTTGATGCGCGCGCGGCCGTGCTGGCCGGGGGGGTAGGGACGACGCTCGAACGCGCCGTCACCGCCGACGAGGTCGACGCCGAGACGGCGCGACTTCCGGGTCATGGGGCCGATGTAACGGGCCATATCTACAAGTCTCCTGTTCTCAGCGGGCGATCAGACGCGGCGGCGCTTGGGCGGGCGGCAGCCGTTGTGGGGAGCGGGCGTGACGTCCTGGATGGTGCCGACCTCGAGGCCGATCGCACCCAGGGACCGGATCGCCGTCTCGCGGCCCGAACCCGGGCCCTTGACGAAGACGTCGATCTTCTTCATGCCGTGCTCCATCGCCCGACGACCGGCGGCCTCAGCGGCCATCTGCGCGGCGAACGGGGTGGACTTGCGCGAGCCCTTGAAGCCGACGGTGCCGGCCGAGGCCCACGAGATCACCGCACCGGTGGGGTCGGTGATGGTGACGATGGTGTTGTTGAACGTGCTCTTGATGTGAGCCTCGCCCTGGGCGACGTTCTTCTTCTCCTTGCGGCGCACCTTCTTGGCGCCGGCCGCGTTGCGGCTCTTGGGAGGCATGCGGTTACTCCTTGGTCAGCTGGTCTGGGGGTGATCGATGAGGCCGTGGCTCGCCGTGCGGCGAGGGATCACTTGGCCTTCTTCTTGCCGGCGACCGTGCGCTTGGGACCCTTGCGGGTGCGCGCGTTGGTCTTGGTGCGCTGACCGCGGACCGGAAGGCCCATGCGGTGACGACGACCCTGGTAGCTGCCGATCTCGATCTTGCGACGGATGTCAGCCTGGACCTCGCGACGGAGGTCACCCTCGATCTTGAAGTTGGACTCGATCTCGTCGCGGAGCTTGACCAGCTCCTCGTCCCCCAGCTCGTGGACGCGGGTGTTCGGGTTGACCCCGGTCGCCGCGAGGAGCTGCTGAGAGCGGGTACGGCCGATGCCGTAGATGTAGGTGAGTGCGATCTCGATGCGCTTGTCGCGCGGGAGGTCCACACCAACGAGGCGTGCCATGTGGCGTTCCTTTGCTGTTGCCGCAGAGGTGTCGGTCGTGTCGCGCCCTGGTCCCTCGTGGACCAGGCTCCGGCCTCTGCGCCGAAGGTGGTTGACCCGCCGGAAGGCGGGTGAGCGATCACGTTGTTGTTGTTCAGTTGTGCCGGGCCCGGGGGCCGGCGACAGCGGGGGTGAGCGGTGTGCTCAGCCCTGGCGCTGCTTGTGGCGAGGGTTCTCGCAGATGACCATGACGCGGCCGTGGCGACGGATCACCTGGCACTTGTCGCAGATCTTCTTGACGCTGGGGTTGACCTTCACTGTTCAGGCCCTTCTGGTGGGTCGGCTGCTACTTGTAGCGGTAGACGATGCGACCCCGCGTGAGGTCGTACGGCGAGAGCTCCACCACCACGCGGTCCTCGGGGAGGATCCGGATGTAGTGCTGACGCATCTTGCCGCTGATGTGGGCGAGAACCTTGTGGCCGTTGCTCAGCTCGACGCGGAACATGGCGTTGGGCAGGGCCTCCACGACGGTGCCCTCGATCTCGATCACGCCTTCTTTCTTCGGCATGTCCTCCACAATCTGTTGTCGGTCGGTCGTCCACCGTGTTCGTGCACCGCCGGCGGTGCGGACCGCTTGCGGGTGGCCCGGGAACCTCCGGCCCGCTGTCTCCAGCGTGCCGGTGGACCTCGTGCAGCCGTCCGTGCTCCTCATTCCCGGCACACACGGACGATCGCTCGGGAGGAGCGGACGTCCGCGGGCCCCGGGCAGCCGCGAGGCGCCACGAGACAGACCCACGTTGGGCCGACGTTGCAGTCTAGGCGCACCGGCCCCCATAACACGAATCCGTGCCGAGTGGTGCGCACGCCCCGAGCGCGCCGCGCCGGGTTCGTCTCAGGTCGCGAGCAGCTCGAGCGTGCGCTCGCGCGCCGGGCTCGTGCCGGGCTCGGTGCCGACGTACGCCGCGGCCACCGGGCCGACCATCACCTCGTCGACGCCGTACGTCGCCGCGAGCTCGCTCACCCGGGTCCGGGCCTCCTCGGGTCCCCCGATCACCCACCGCTCGGCCATCGCGTCCATCAGCTGCTGGTGCGCCGGCGGCATCTCCGCCTGGGCCTTCTCGGCCTCCTCGACGAGCCGGCCCGGACCCAGCGGCTGGCCGGTGCGCAACGCGAGCATCATCTGCAGCTGGGGCAGCGCGAGCCGCCGCGCCTCGGCGTCGTCGTCGGCCACGACCGCGTTGACGGTGAGGAACGTGCGGGGCTCGGCGAGCTCGGGCGAGGGCCGGAAGGTGCTGCGGTAGAGCTCGAGCGCCTCGGCGGTCCCCCGGCCCGAGAAGTGGTGGGCGAAGACGTAGGGCATCCCCTTCTCCGCGGCGAGCCGCGCGGAGTAGTCCGAGGAGCCGAGCAGCCAGGTGGTCGGCACCGACGTCGCGGCCGGGGTGGCCCGCAGCTCGTGGGTGCGGCCTTGGACCGCGATGCCGACGCCGGCGGTGTCCATCATCGCCAGCACGTTGTCGACGTACTCGGGGAAGCGGCTGACCGCCTCGTCGCTGACCCCGCCCGCGCCGTGGCGCAGCGCCCAGCTGGTCACCGGGTCGGTGCCGGGGGCCCGGCCGATCCCGAGGTCGATGCGCCCGGGGAAGGCGGCCTCGAGCAGCGCGAACTGCTCGGCGACGACGAGGGGCGCGTGGTTGGGCAGCATCACGCCGCCGGAGCCGACCCGGATCCGCTCGGTCGCCGCGGCCAGCATGCCGATGAGCACCGGCGGGTTGGTGGCGGCGACGGCGGCCATGTTGTGGTGCTCGGCGACCCAGTAGCGGCGGTAGCCGAGGCGGTCGGCGCTCCGTGCCAGCGCGGTCGAGGCGCGCAGCGCGTCGGTGGTCGTCTGGTCGCTGCGGACCGGGACGAGGTCGAGCACGGACAGGGCGGGGCGGTGGTCGGTCATCCCCCGGGGAACGCCGCCACCGCCCCGCCCTATTCCGGTCGGTGCCTGTCGCGCCTGGCCTGGTGGAGGTCAGGCGCGGGTGCTCAGTCGCGCGGCTTGGGCGCCGGCGGGTCCGACGCGGTCGCGGCGACCTCGGTGTTCTCGTCGGACTTGGTCTTCGCCAGGCTCGCGGCCGCTGTGACCGCGAGGGTCACCAGGATGACCGCCAGGCTCAGCAGCGTCGGGACCTCCCAGTCCAGGATGCCGCCCTTGTACATCGCGTGGATGATCAGCTTCGCGCCGATCCACGCCAGGATGAAGGAGAGGCCCAGCGAGAGGTAGACCAGGCGCTGGAGCAGCCCGCCGATGAGGAAGTAGAGCTGGCGCAGGCCCATCAGCGCGAACACGTTCGCGGTGAAGACGAGGTACGGCTCCTGGGTGATGCCGAAGATCGCCGGGATCGAGTCGAGCGCGAAGAGCAGGTCGGTCGCACCGAGCGCGATGATCACGATCAGCATCGGCGAGGCGAAGCGGACGCCGTTCTCCTTGTAGAACATCTTCAGGCCGAGCCACTTGTCGCCCACGTTGAGGTGCTCGCGCGCGAACGTGACGACCTTGGAGTCCTCGGGATGCTCCTCCTCGTGCTTGCGGTAGGACCGCAGGAGGTTGATCGCGGTGTAGATGAGGAACGCGCCGAAGACGTAGAAGACCCAGCTGAAGCTCTCGATCAGCGCGTAGCCGAGCGCGATGAAGATGCCGCGGAAGATCAGCGCCAGCACGATGCCGACCATGAGGGCTTCCTGCTGGTACTTGCGCGGGACGGCCAGCGCGGACATCAGCACGATGAAGACGAAGAGGTTGTCGACCGACAGGCTCTTCTCGACGACGAAGCCGGTGAAGAAGTCGACGCCGTACTCCTGCCCGTGGAAGCCCCACGTCCAGAAGCCGAAGGCGACCGCGGCCGCCATGTAGATGATGAACGCGATGGTGCACTCGCGCATCGACGGCACGTGCGGCCGTCGGGAGATGATGATGACGTCGAAGAGCAGCACGGCACACGTGACGGTGATCGTGATGCCCCATTCGAGGGCGGAGACATCCACAGGGTTCCTCCTGCTGGAGCGGACGAGGGAACGTCAGAGGTCTCTTCCGCCGCGGACGCGACCCACGACCCCGGACCGGTGCTGATGACCGGACGTGCTGACGGAACCGCGGCGAAGGAATACTCCCCCCTGCAGGGCCATCCTCGCACGGGCACCGAAGCCGGCGGCCATCCGCGGCCCGCCGACGCCCCTTCGCGACTCCAGCGGGACCCCCGCGGGCACGCGCCGGTGGGTCGGCTCAGCGGCCGCCGAAGGGGACGCCGAGAGCGGTCAGCGCTGCCTCGCCGCCGTCGAGCGCGGTGAGCACCCACGCCCCGCCCTCGGTGAGGGTGAAGGTGTGCTCGAAGTGGGCGGCCCGGCTCCCGTCGTCGGTGACGACCGTCCAGTCGTCCTCGAGCGTGGAGACGTCCTTGCCGCCCAGGGTGACCATGGGCTCGACCGCCAGCGCGAGCCCGCGCACCAGCTTGGGGCCGCGGCCGGCCCGGCCGTAGTTCGGTACGTCGGGCGGCTGGTGCATCGCGGAGCCGATGCCGTGCCCGGTGTAGTCCTCGAGGATCCCGTAGGAGCCCTGGGACCGGACGTGCTTCTCCACGGCATGGGAGATGTCGGTGACCCGCCCGCCGAGGCGGGCCGCGGCGATCCCGCGCCACATGGCCTCCTCGGTCACCCGCATGAGCTCGGTGACCTCGGCCGGGACCGTGCCGACGGCGACGGTGATCGCGGCGTCGCCGTGCCAGCCGTCGACGATCGCGCCGCAGTCGATCGAGACGACGTCACCGTCGGCGAGCACCCGGTCCCCCGGGATGCCGTGCACGACCTCGTCGTTGACCGAGGCGCAGATCGACCCCGGGAAGCCGTGGTAGCCCAGGAACGACGGCGTCGCTCCCGAGGAGCGGATGTTGTCCTCCGCGATGGCGTCGAGCTCCCGGGTGGTGATCCCGGCACGGACGTGGCTGCGCAGGAGCTCGAGGGTCTCCCCCACGACCAGCCCGGCCCGACGCATCGAGGCGATCTGCTCGGGCGTCTTGATCTCGACGCCGCGGTCACGCAGGCCCATCAGCCGACCACCGTCAGGACTGGGCCACGTCGTCGAGAGCGGCGTAGATGCGCGCCGTGACGTCGTCGACCTCGCCCATGCCGTCGACCTCCACGAGGATGCCGCGCTCGCGGTAGACCTCGATCAGCGGCTCGGTCTGCTCGACGTAGATCTCCTGGCGGCGCCGGATGACGTCCTCGGTGTCGTCGGCCCGGCCCTCGACCTGCGCGCGCTGCAGCAGGCGCTGGACGATCTCGTCGGGGTCGACGGTCAGGCAGACCACCGCGTCGAGGGAGTGACCGGTGAAGCTGATCATCCCGTCGAGCTCCTCGACCTGCGCGAGCGTCCGCGGGTAGCCGTCGAGCAGGAAGCCGGGCTTGGCGTCCTCCTCGTCGATCCGGTTGCGCACCATCCGGTTGGTGACCTCGTCGGGGACGTACTCCCCCGCGTCCATGTAGCGCTTGGCCTCGATCCCGAGCTCGGTGCCCTGGGAGACGTTGGCGCGGAAGATGTCGCCGGTGGAGATCGCCGGGACGCCGAAGTGCTCGGCGACGAACTTCGCCTGGGTGCCCTTGCCGGCACCCGGAGGACCCATCAGGATCAGCCTCAACGGAGGAACCCTTCGTAGTTGCGCTGCTGCAGCTGGCTCTCGATCTGCTTCACCGTGTCCAGGGCGACGCCGACCATGATCAGGATCGACGTGCCACCGAACGGGAAGTTCTGGTTGGCGTTGATGAGCACCAGTGCGATCAGCGGGATCAGTGCGACCAGGCCGAGGTAGATCGACCCGGGGAACGTGATGCGGGACAGGACGTAGGACAGGTAGTCCTCGGTCGGCTTGCCCGCCCGGATCCCGGGGATGAAGCCGCCGTACTTCTTCATGTTGTCCGCCACCTCGTTGGGGTTGAAGGTGATCGACACGTAGAAGTAGGTGAAGAAGACGATGAGCAGGAAGAACGTCGCCATGTACAGCGGGTTGTCGCCGGTGACGAAGTACTTGTTGATCCAGCGGATGATCTCGGAGTCGGCGTTCTGGTTGAACTGGACCGCCATCGCCGGCAGGTAGAGCAAGGACGAGGCGAAGATGACCGGGATGATGCCGGCCTGGTTCACCTTGAGCGGGATGTAGGTCGAGCTGCCGCCGAACATCTTGCGGCCCACCATCCGGCGGGCGTACTGCACCGGGATCCGGCGCTGCGCCTGCTCGATGAAGATGACCGCGCCGACGATCACGAGGCCGACGATCATCACGATGCCGAAGGTCCACCAGCCCTGCTGCTTCTGGACGTCCCACATGGACGCCGGGAAGGTCGCCACGACCTGGCAGAAGATCAGGATCGACATGCCGTTGCCGACGCCGCGCTCGGTGATGAGCTCGCCGAGCCACATGATCACGGCGGTGCCGGCGGTCATCGTGACGACCAGGACCAGGAAGGTGCCGGTGGCGTCGCTGTGCAGCAGCGGCTCGGTGCAGCCCTGGAGCAGGTTGCCCGACCGGGCGAGGGCGACGATGCCGGTGGCCTGGAGGACCGCGAGGCCCAGCGTCAGGTACCGGGTGTACTGGGTGATCTTGGTCTGGCCCGCCTGGCCCTCCTTCTTCAGCGCCTCGAGCCGCGGGATGACCACGACGAGCAGCTGCAGGATGATGCTGGCGGTGATGTAGGGCATGATCCCCAGCGCGAAGATCGTCAGCTGGAGGAGCGCCCCGCCCGAGAACAGGTTGATCAGGTTGTAGACGCTGTTGTCCTCGACCTGCGCGATGCAGGCCTGGACGTTGGAGACATTCACCCCGGGGGCGGGGATCTGCGACCCGAGCCTGAAGATCGCCACGATCATCAGGACGAAGAGCAGCTTGCGCCGCAGGTCCGGAGTCCGGAATGCGTTCACGAACGCGCTGAGCACGAAGTTCCTCTTTTCCCTGCTGGAGCCGCCTCCCGGCGACCGGCGAGCCCCGGAAGCCTAACAGGCAGATGGCGCGCCCACGGTCCCGACCGGGGTAGGCGGGACGTGGGGTGAAGCGCGGAAGGGGCGCGGCCCGCGTGCTGCGTACAGCAGTCGCGCCGCGCCCCTCCCGGGACAACGATCACAGGACGGTGGTCGTGCCGCCTGCAGCCTCGATCTTCTCCTTGGCCGACGAGGAGAACGCCTGGGCGCTCACGTCGACCTTGACCGAGATCTCGCCCTGGCCCAGCACCTTGACGGGCTGGCCCTTGCGGACGGCGCCGCGGGCGACGAGCTCCTCGACGGTGACGGTGCCACCCTCGGGGAAGAGCTCGCTGAGCCGGTCCAGGTTCACGACCTGGAACTCCACCTTGAACGGGTTCTTGAAGCCCTTGAGCTTCGGGAGCCGCATGTGGATCGGCATCTGGCCGCCCTCGAAGGCCGAGGGGACCTGGTAGCGGGCCTTGGTGCCCTTGGTACCGCGGCCGGACGTCTTGCCCTTGGAGCCCTCACCGCGACCCACGCGGGTCTTGGCGGTCTTGGCACCCGGGGCGGGACGCAGGTGGTGCAGCTTGAGCGTCATGTCAGTCGACCTCCTCGACCGTCACCAGGTGACGGACGGTCTGGACCATGCCGCGGATCTCCGGGCGGTCCTCCTTGACGACCACGTCACCGATGCGCTTGAGACCGAGGGTGCGCAGGGTCTCGCGCTGGTTGGCCTTGCAGCCGATCGTGGACTTCTTCTGCTGGACCTTGAGCTGCCCCATCAGGAAGGCACCTCCTCGGACACGCCGGCCGGCACCTCGGTGCGCGCCTTGAGCAGCGCCGCCGGGGCGACGTGCTCGACCGGGAGCCCACGACGAGCGGCCACGGCCTCGGGCTGCTCGAGCATCCGCAGGGCCTCGACCGTCGCGTGGACGATGTTGATCTGGTTGGACGACCCGAGCGACTTGCTCAGGATGTCGTGGATACCGGCGCACTCGAGGACCGCACGCACCGGGCCGCCGGCGATCACACCGGTACCGGGCGCAGCCGGACGCAGCATGACCACACCGGCCGCCTTCTCACCCTGGACCGGGTGAGGGATGGTGCCCTGGATACGGGGGACGCGGAAGAAGGACTTCTTCGCCTCCTCGACACCCTTGGCGATCGCCGCGGGCACCTCCTTGGCCTTGCCGTAGCCGACACCAACCAGGCCCTCGCCGTCACCGACGATGACCAGGGCGGTGAAGCTGAAGCGACGACCACCCTTCACGACCTTGGCGACACGGTTGATCGCAACGACGCGCTCGATGTAGGCGGTCTTGTCTGCAGCCTGGCCGCCGCGACGGTCGTCGCGGTTGCCTCGGCGCTCGCCACCGCGCTGTCCGCGCTGGGCTCCGCTCATGAGACTGTTCCTCTTCTCTCTCTTGCAGCTCTTGCGATCAGAAGGTCAGGCCGCCCTCGCGGGCGCCGTCGGCCAGGGCCGCGACGCGACCGTGGTACTTGTTGCCGGCGCGGTCGAAGACGACGCCGTCGATCCCGGCAGCCTTGGCCCGCTCGGCGACGATCTCGCCGACGCGCTTGGCCTTGGCGGTCTTGTCACCGTCGAAGCCCCGCAGGTCCGACTCCATGGTGGAGGCGTACGCGAGGGTCTTGCCGACGTTGTCGTCGACGACCTGCACGGTGATGTGCTTGGCCGAGCGGGTGACGACCAGACGCGGGCGCTCGGCGGAGCCGGCGACCTTCTTGCGGCCACGGGCCTGGCGACGCAGGCGCGACTTGACCCGGGCAGCGGTGTGCTTGTTGTTCTTCAGCGAGATGGCCATGGTTACTTACCAGCCTTTCCGACCTTGCGGCGGATCTGCTCGCCGGCGTAACGGACACCCTTGCCCTTGTACGGCTCGGGCTTGCGCAACTTGCGGATCTTCGCGGCGGTCTCGCCGACGAGCTGCTTGTCGATGCCCTGGACACCGAGCTTGGTCGGACCCTCGACGTTGAACGTGATGCCCGCGGGGGCGTCGAACACGATCGAGTGCGAGTAGCCGAGCTGGAACTCCAGCTGCGTGGGGCCCTTGGACAGGACGCGGTAACCGACGCCCACGATCTCGAGCTTCTTCTCGTAGCCCTCGGTCACGCCGACCACCATGTTGTTGACCAGCGTGCGGGTCAGACCGTGCAGCGACTTGCTGATGCGGTCGTCGTCGGGACGCTTGACGTCGAGGACGCCCTCGCCCTGCTCGACCGTGATCGGGGACGCGACGGTGTGGGTCAGGGTGCCCTTGGGGCCCTTGACCGTCACCTCCGCACCGTTGATCGCCACGTCGACGCCGGACGGGACCGCGACGGGGAGCTTGCCAATACGCGACATGCTTCTAGTTCTCCTTCGCAGTTCTCGTCGTCACCAGACGTAGGCGAGGACTTCCCCACCCACGCCCTTCTGGTTGGCCTGGCGGTCGGTCAGCAGGCCCTGGCTGGTCGAGATGATCGCGACACCCAGGCCGCCGAGCACCTTCGGGAGACCCGTGTGCTTGGCGTAGACCCGGAGACCGGGCTTGCTGATCCGGCGGACGCCCGCAATGGAGCGCTCGCGGTTGCGGCCGTACTTGAGGGTGATGGTCAGCGTCTTGCCGACCTCGCCCTCAGCCGGCTCCTTGACCTCGAAGGAGGTGATGTAACCCTCCTGCTGGAGGATCTCCGCGACGCCCTGCTTGAGCTTGCTGTACGGCATCGAAACCGCGTCGTGGTACGCCTGGTTGGCGTTGCGCAGACGAGTAAGCATGTCTGCGATCGGGTCAGTCATCGTCATGGCCGTGAGGCCCTTTCTCCACCGTGGTTTCGCACCTGCATCTCAGGTGCGACCTGCAGCGATCGTTGTCGGGGGTTGATTACCAGGAGGACTTGGTCACGCCGGGCAGCTCGCCACGGTGTGCCATCTCGCGCAGGCAGATCCGGCACAGGCCGAACTTGCGGTAGACGGCCTTCGGGCGGCCGCAGCGCTGGCAGCGGGTGTAGCCGCGCACCGCGAACTTCGGCTTGCGGGCGGCCTTGACCTTGAGAGCGGTCTTCGCCATGTCAGTTCTCCTTGAACGGGAAGCCGAGCTGCTTGAGCAGCGCCCGACCCTGGTCGTCGTTGGTGGCCGTGGTCACGACCGTGATGTCCATGCCCCGCGACCGGTCGATCCGGTCCTGGTCGATCTCGTGGAACATGACCTGCTCGGTGAGACCGAACGTGTAGTTGCCACGACCGTCGAACTGCTTGGGCGACAGACCGCGGAAGTCGCGGATGCGCGGCAGCGCGATGGACAGCAGGCGGTCCAGGAACTCCCACATGCGGTCGCCGCGCAGCGTGGTGTGCGCGCCGATCGGCATGCCCTCGCGCAGCTTGAACTGCGCGATCGACTTGCGGGCCTTGGTGACCAGCGGCTTCTGACCGGTGATCGCGGTCAGGTCGCGGACAGCGCCCTCGATCAGCTTGGAGTCACGAGCGGCCTCGCCGACACCCATGTTGACCACGATCTTCACCAGACCGGGGACCTGCATGACGTTGCCGATCTCGAACTCGCTCTGCAGCGCCGGGAGGATCTCCTCGCGGTACCGCGTCTTCAGCCGCGGGGTGGTCGCGGCGGAGGTCTGGGTCTCGGTCATCAGATTTCCTTGCCGGTCTTGCGCGAGATGCGGACGCTGCGCTCAGCCTCGTAGGTCGAGCCGTCCGGGCGACGCTTGGTGACCTGGTCGCGACGGAAACCGACGCGGGTCACGCCGTCGCCCTCGACGAGCATGACGTTGGAGACGTGGATGGGGGCCTCGGCGGTGATGATCCCGCCGGTGGTGCTGGTGCCACCCTGGTTCACGGCCTTGGTGTGCCGCTTCATCCGGTTGACGCCCTCGACGATCACCCGGTCCTCCTCGCGGAAGACCTGGATGACCTTGCCCTCGGCACCCTTGTCCTTGCCTGCGATCACCTTGACGGTGTCGCCCTTCTTGATGTTCATCGCCTTCGAATTCCTACGTGCCATGGCTCAGAGCACCTCCGGCGCCAGCGAGATGATCTTCATGAACTTCTTCTCGCGCAGCTCGCGACCCACGGGGCCGAAGATGCGGGTGCCTCGCGGCTCGCCGTCGTTCTTGAGGATCACCGCGGCGTTCTCGTCGAAGCGGATGTACGAGCCGTCGGCGCGGCGGCGCTCCTTGACGGTGCGCACGATGACGGCCTTGACGACGTCACCCTTCTTGACGTTGCCACCGGGGATCGCGTCCTTCACGGTGGCGACGATGACGTCGCCGATACCGGCGTAGCGCCGACCCGAGCCACCGAGAACACGGATGCAGAGGATTTCCTTCGCACCGGTGTTGTCGGCGACCTTGAGTCGCGACTCCTGCTGGATCATCAGTTTCTCCTGGTTGTCGTGCCGGTTCTCGGCGACTCACGGTCGCCGAGCCTGGCCGAACTTGTCGTGGACCTCCCGCCGGCGGGCGGGGAGGGTGCTACTTGGCCTTCTCGAGGATCTGCACGACGCGCCAGCGCTTGGTCGCCGACAGCGGGCGGGTCTCCATGAGGAGCACGCGGTCACCGATGCCGCACTCGTTGGCCTCGTCGTGCGCCTTGAGCTTGCTCGTGCGGCGCAGGACCTTGCCGTACAGG is a window encoding:
- the rplE gene encoding 50S ribosomal protein L5, translating into MTETQTSAATTPRLKTRYREEILPALQSEFEIGNVMQVPGLVKIVVNMGVGEAARDSKLIEGAVRDLTAITGQKPLVTKARKSIAQFKLREGMPIGAHTTLRGDRMWEFLDRLLSIALPRIRDFRGLSPKQFDGRGNYTFGLTEQVMFHEIDQDRIDRSRGMDITVVTTATNDDQGRALLKQLGFPFKEN
- the rplX gene encoding 50S ribosomal protein L24, with product MARRNSKAMNIKKGDTVKVIAGKDKGAEGKVIQVFREEDRVIVEGVNRMKRHTKAVNQGGTSTTGGIITAEAPIHVSNVMLVEGDGVTRVGFRRDQVTKRRPDGSTYEAERSVRISRKTGKEI
- the rplN gene encoding 50S ribosomal protein L14 translates to MIQQESRLKVADNTGAKEILCIRVLGGSGRRYAGIGDVIVATVKDAIPGGNVKKGDVVKAVIVRTVKERRRADGSYIRFDENAAVILKNDGEPRGTRIFGPVGRELREKKFMKIISLAPEVL
- the rpsQ gene encoding 30S ribosomal protein S17 — encoded protein: MSEQTPTVERSSRKVREGLVVSDKMDKTVVVSVEDRVKHALYGKVLRRTSKLKAHDEANECGIGDRVLLMETRPLSATKRWRVVQILEKAK